One part of the Salmo salar chromosome ssa10, Ssal_v3.1, whole genome shotgun sequence genome encodes these proteins:
- the tes gene encoding testin isoform X3 — MEVEKEIKKMTLGHEIGAGAACLKCKDKCEGFELHFWRKICRNCKCGLTDHDVQMNSDDNRKVGKLFEDTKYTGLIAKLKTDGVPTYKGNQVTFSISASPISGTAVPYSPQSAHNVPANAGYGDGAGYGAGAGCGSGAGAGYGAGSGAGVGVGTGYGAGTGAGYGAGTGAGVGAGTGAGAGPATMPKPGAIRATAVSANVVPVRKDAVPMKSVTYEWAPPGVKQYMAVRYIELLPPERRPIAGTEGAAYRRQQMAVQLPEHDQDPAKCHELTPAEVKQMQQYVRKYKDEALGVGDIKLPEEMMGQEGGPGQGAPGMGAPGLPAGPGVGAGGSFGAGGSFGPGVGPGGSFGPGGSFGAGVGPGGSFGAGVGPGGSVGPGVGPGGSVGAGGAFGAGGAFGPGVGAGGAFGPGVGAGGAFGPGVGAGGAFGPGVGAGGSVGPGGPGHRTRPGSGSALELAGQVQPGMGAGGYPGAGEGGPGDMGTAATAGAMGTPGAPGDHLAGPCGHYSCHQCQLPMRQGEPAVYAERAGYDNLWHPACFVCCTCSELLVDMIYFWKKGRLYCGRHYGDSEKPRCGGCDELIFSNEYTQAEDQNWHLKHFCCFDCDCVLAGETYVMENNKPVCKPCYMKSHAAVCTACQNPVEPEAQRVSYGEFHWHAEPQCFQCSCCAKCLIGERFMAIQGMLFCSVECKKKTMT; from the exons AAAGATCTGCCGGAACTGTAAGTGTGGGCTTACGGACCACGATGTGCAGATGAACTCAGATGATAACAGGAAGGTGGGCAAGCTGTTCGAGGATACCAAGTACACTGGCCTCATTGCCAAGCTCAAAACCGACGGTGTACCCACGTACAAGGGCAACCAGGTCACCTTCTCCATCTCTGCCAGCCCCATATCAGGAACCGCTGTTCCATACAGTCCCCAGTCTGCCCACAATGTGCCAGCCAATGCTGGCTATGGTGATGGAGCTGGCTATGGtgctggagctggctgtgggtCCGGGGCTGGAGCTGGCTATGGGGCTGGGTCCGGGGCTGGAGTTGGGGTTGGGACTGGCTATGGTGCTGGGACCGGGGCTGGCTATg GTGCTGGAACCGGGGCTGGAGTTGGAGCTGGGACTGGAGCTGGGGCTGGACCCGCTACCATGCCCAAACCTGGGGCAATCAGAGCCACTGCTGTGTCAGCCAATGTCGTACCAGTCAGGAAGGATGCCGTGCCCATGAAGTCTGTCACCTACGAGTGGGCTCCTCCAGGGGTGAAACAGTACATG GCGGTCCGCTACATCGAGCTCCTGCCCCCAGAGAGGCGTCCCATAGCGGGCACGGAGGGTGCAGCCTACCGCCGGCAACAGATGGCAGTGCAGCTACCGGAGCACGACCAGGATCCGGCCAAGTGCCATGAGCTGACCCCCGCAGAGGTGAAACAGATGCAGCAGTACGTCCGCAAGTACAAAGACGAGGCCCTGGGAGTGGGAGACATCAAGCTGCCTGAGGAGATGATGGGTCAGGAGGGAGGACCAGGACAGGGAGCGCCAGGCATGGGAGCCCCTGGGCTTCCAGCTGGGCCTGGAGTTGGGGCTGGGGGATCCTTTGGGGCTGGGGGATCCTTTGGGCCTGGAGTTGGGCCTGGGGGATCCTTTGGGCCTGGGGGATCCTTTGGGGCTGGAGTTGGGCCTGGGGGATCCTTTGGGGCTGGAGTTGGGCCTGGGGGATCCGTTGGGCCTGGAGTTGGGCCTGGGGGATCCGTTGGGGCTGGGGGAGCCTTTGGTGCTGGAGGAGCCTTTGGGCCTGGAGTTGGGGCTGGAGGAGCCTTTGGGCCTGGAGTTGGGGCTGGAGGAGCCTTTGGGCCTGGAGTTGGGGCTGGAGGAGCCTTTGGGCCTGGAGTTGGGGCTGGAGGATCCGTTGGGCCTGGAGGTCCTGGTCATCGAACAAGGCCTGGGTCTGGGAGTGCACTCGAACTAGCGGGACAGGTTCAGCCTGGGATGGGGGCTGGAGGTTACCCTGGGGCAGGAGAAGGTGGACCAGGAGACATGGGCACTGCTGCCACTGCTGGGGCCATGGGTACTCCGGGAGCCCCTGGAGATCACCTGGCTGGACCCTGTGGACACTAC TCGTGCCACCAGTGCCAGCTGCCCATGCGTCAGGGTGAGCCTGCGGTGTACGCAGAGCGTGCTGGCTATGACAATCTGTGGCACCCAGCCTGCTTCGTGTGCTGCACCTGCTCAGAGCTCCTGGTGGACATGATCTACTTCTGGAAGAAGGGACGGTTGTACTGCGGACGCCACTACGGAGACAGTGAGAAGCCACGCTGCGGGGGCTGTGACGAG cTGATCTTCAGTAATGAGTACACGCAGGCTGAGGACCAGAACTGGCATCTGAAGCACTTCTGCTGctttgactgtgactgtgtgctgGCTGGAGAGACGTACGTTATGGAGAACAACAAACCTGTCTGCAAGCCCTGCTACATGAAGAGCCACGCCGCG gtgtgtacggCCTGTCAGAACCCAGTGGAGCCCGAGGCCCAGCGCGTGTCCTACGGGGAGTTCCACTGGCACGCTGAGCCTCAGTGCTTCCAGTGCTCCTGCTGTGCTAAGTGTCTAATTGGAGAGCGCTTCATGGCCATACAGGGAATGCTCTTCTGCTCTGTTGAGTGCAAGAAGAAGACCATGACCTAG
- the tes gene encoding testin isoform X1 — translation MEVEKEIKKMTLGHEIGAGAACLKCKDKCEGFELHFWRKICRNCKCGLTDHDVQMNSDDNRKVGKLFEDTKYTGLIAKLKTDGVPTYKGNQVTFSISASPISGTAVPYSPQSAHNVPANAGYGDGAGYGAGAGCGSGAGAGYGAGSGAGVGVGTGYGAGTGAGYGAGTGAGVGAGYGAGTGAGVGAGTGAGAGPATMPKPGAIRATAVSANVVPVRKDAVPMKSVTYEWAPPGVKQYMAVRYIELLPPERRPIAGTEGAAYRRQQMAVQLPEHDQDPAKCHELTPAEVKQMQQYVRKYKDEALGVGDIKLPEEMMGQEGGPGQGAPGMGAPGLPAGPGVGAGGSFGAGGSFGPGVGPGGSFGPGGSFGAGVGPGGSFGAGVGPGGSVGPGVGPGGSVGAGGAFGAGGAFGPGVGAGGAFGPGVGAGGAFGPGVGAGGAFGPGVGAGGSVGPGGPGHRTRPGSGSALELAGQVQPGMGAGGYPGAGEGGPGDMGTAATAGAMGTPGAPGDHLAGPCGHYSCHQCQLPMRQGEPAVYAERAGYDNLWHPACFVCCTCSELLVDMIYFWKKGRLYCGRHYGDSEKPRCGGCDELIFSNEYTQAEDQNWHLKHFCCFDCDCVLAGETYVMENNKPVCKPCYMKSHAAVCTACQNPVEPEAQRVSYGEFHWHAEPQCFQCSCCAKCLIGERFMAIQGMLFCSVECKKKTMT, via the exons AAAGATCTGCCGGAACTGTAAGTGTGGGCTTACGGACCACGATGTGCAGATGAACTCAGATGATAACAGGAAGGTGGGCAAGCTGTTCGAGGATACCAAGTACACTGGCCTCATTGCCAAGCTCAAAACCGACGGTGTACCCACGTACAAGGGCAACCAGGTCACCTTCTCCATCTCTGCCAGCCCCATATCAGGAACCGCTGTTCCATACAGTCCCCAGTCTGCCCACAATGTGCCAGCCAATGCTGGCTATGGTGATGGAGCTGGCTATGGtgctggagctggctgtgggtCCGGGGCTGGAGCTGGCTATGGGGCTGGGTCCGGGGCTGGAGTTGGGGTTGGGACTGGCTATGGTGCTGGGACCGGGGCTGGCTATggtgctgggactggggctggagtTGGGGCTGGCTATGGTGCTGGAACCGGGGCTGGAGTTGGAGCTGGGACTGGAGCTGGGGCTGGACCCGCTACCATGCCCAAACCTGGGGCAATCAGAGCCACTGCTGTGTCAGCCAATGTCGTACCAGTCAGGAAGGATGCCGTGCCCATGAAGTCTGTCACCTACGAGTGGGCTCCTCCAGGGGTGAAACAGTACATG GCGGTCCGCTACATCGAGCTCCTGCCCCCAGAGAGGCGTCCCATAGCGGGCACGGAGGGTGCAGCCTACCGCCGGCAACAGATGGCAGTGCAGCTACCGGAGCACGACCAGGATCCGGCCAAGTGCCATGAGCTGACCCCCGCAGAGGTGAAACAGATGCAGCAGTACGTCCGCAAGTACAAAGACGAGGCCCTGGGAGTGGGAGACATCAAGCTGCCTGAGGAGATGATGGGTCAGGAGGGAGGACCAGGACAGGGAGCGCCAGGCATGGGAGCCCCTGGGCTTCCAGCTGGGCCTGGAGTTGGGGCTGGGGGATCCTTTGGGGCTGGGGGATCCTTTGGGCCTGGAGTTGGGCCTGGGGGATCCTTTGGGCCTGGGGGATCCTTTGGGGCTGGAGTTGGGCCTGGGGGATCCTTTGGGGCTGGAGTTGGGCCTGGGGGATCCGTTGGGCCTGGAGTTGGGCCTGGGGGATCCGTTGGGGCTGGGGGAGCCTTTGGTGCTGGAGGAGCCTTTGGGCCTGGAGTTGGGGCTGGAGGAGCCTTTGGGCCTGGAGTTGGGGCTGGAGGAGCCTTTGGGCCTGGAGTTGGGGCTGGAGGAGCCTTTGGGCCTGGAGTTGGGGCTGGAGGATCCGTTGGGCCTGGAGGTCCTGGTCATCGAACAAGGCCTGGGTCTGGGAGTGCACTCGAACTAGCGGGACAGGTTCAGCCTGGGATGGGGGCTGGAGGTTACCCTGGGGCAGGAGAAGGTGGACCAGGAGACATGGGCACTGCTGCCACTGCTGGGGCCATGGGTACTCCGGGAGCCCCTGGAGATCACCTGGCTGGACCCTGTGGACACTAC TCGTGCCACCAGTGCCAGCTGCCCATGCGTCAGGGTGAGCCTGCGGTGTACGCAGAGCGTGCTGGCTATGACAATCTGTGGCACCCAGCCTGCTTCGTGTGCTGCACCTGCTCAGAGCTCCTGGTGGACATGATCTACTTCTGGAAGAAGGGACGGTTGTACTGCGGACGCCACTACGGAGACAGTGAGAAGCCACGCTGCGGGGGCTGTGACGAG cTGATCTTCAGTAATGAGTACACGCAGGCTGAGGACCAGAACTGGCATCTGAAGCACTTCTGCTGctttgactgtgactgtgtgctgGCTGGAGAGACGTACGTTATGGAGAACAACAAACCTGTCTGCAAGCCCTGCTACATGAAGAGCCACGCCGCG gtgtgtacggCCTGTCAGAACCCAGTGGAGCCCGAGGCCCAGCGCGTGTCCTACGGGGAGTTCCACTGGCACGCTGAGCCTCAGTGCTTCCAGTGCTCCTGCTGTGCTAAGTGTCTAATTGGAGAGCGCTTCATGGCCATACAGGGAATGCTCTTCTGCTCTGTTGAGTGCAAGAAGAAGACCATGACCTAG
- the tes gene encoding testin isoform X2 — MTLGHEIGAGAACLKCKDKCEGFELHFWRKICRNCKCGLTDHDVQMNSDDNRKVGKLFEDTKYTGLIAKLKTDGVPTYKGNQVTFSISASPISGTAVPYSPQSAHNVPANAGYGDGAGYGAGAGCGSGAGAGYGAGSGAGVGVGTGYGAGTGAGYGAGTGAGVGAGYGAGTGAGVGAGTGAGAGPATMPKPGAIRATAVSANVVPVRKDAVPMKSVTYEWAPPGVKQYMAVRYIELLPPERRPIAGTEGAAYRRQQMAVQLPEHDQDPAKCHELTPAEVKQMQQYVRKYKDEALGVGDIKLPEEMMGQEGGPGQGAPGMGAPGLPAGPGVGAGGSFGAGGSFGPGVGPGGSFGPGGSFGAGVGPGGSFGAGVGPGGSVGPGVGPGGSVGAGGAFGAGGAFGPGVGAGGAFGPGVGAGGAFGPGVGAGGAFGPGVGAGGSVGPGGPGHRTRPGSGSALELAGQVQPGMGAGGYPGAGEGGPGDMGTAATAGAMGTPGAPGDHLAGPCGHYSCHQCQLPMRQGEPAVYAERAGYDNLWHPACFVCCTCSELLVDMIYFWKKGRLYCGRHYGDSEKPRCGGCDELIFSNEYTQAEDQNWHLKHFCCFDCDCVLAGETYVMENNKPVCKPCYMKSHAAVCTACQNPVEPEAQRVSYGEFHWHAEPQCFQCSCCAKCLIGERFMAIQGMLFCSVECKKKTMT, encoded by the exons AAAGATCTGCCGGAACTGTAAGTGTGGGCTTACGGACCACGATGTGCAGATGAACTCAGATGATAACAGGAAGGTGGGCAAGCTGTTCGAGGATACCAAGTACACTGGCCTCATTGCCAAGCTCAAAACCGACGGTGTACCCACGTACAAGGGCAACCAGGTCACCTTCTCCATCTCTGCCAGCCCCATATCAGGAACCGCTGTTCCATACAGTCCCCAGTCTGCCCACAATGTGCCAGCCAATGCTGGCTATGGTGATGGAGCTGGCTATGGtgctggagctggctgtgggtCCGGGGCTGGAGCTGGCTATGGGGCTGGGTCCGGGGCTGGAGTTGGGGTTGGGACTGGCTATGGTGCTGGGACCGGGGCTGGCTATggtgctgggactggggctggagtTGGGGCTGGCTATGGTGCTGGAACCGGGGCTGGAGTTGGAGCTGGGACTGGAGCTGGGGCTGGACCCGCTACCATGCCCAAACCTGGGGCAATCAGAGCCACTGCTGTGTCAGCCAATGTCGTACCAGTCAGGAAGGATGCCGTGCCCATGAAGTCTGTCACCTACGAGTGGGCTCCTCCAGGGGTGAAACAGTACATG GCGGTCCGCTACATCGAGCTCCTGCCCCCAGAGAGGCGTCCCATAGCGGGCACGGAGGGTGCAGCCTACCGCCGGCAACAGATGGCAGTGCAGCTACCGGAGCACGACCAGGATCCGGCCAAGTGCCATGAGCTGACCCCCGCAGAGGTGAAACAGATGCAGCAGTACGTCCGCAAGTACAAAGACGAGGCCCTGGGAGTGGGAGACATCAAGCTGCCTGAGGAGATGATGGGTCAGGAGGGAGGACCAGGACAGGGAGCGCCAGGCATGGGAGCCCCTGGGCTTCCAGCTGGGCCTGGAGTTGGGGCTGGGGGATCCTTTGGGGCTGGGGGATCCTTTGGGCCTGGAGTTGGGCCTGGGGGATCCTTTGGGCCTGGGGGATCCTTTGGGGCTGGAGTTGGGCCTGGGGGATCCTTTGGGGCTGGAGTTGGGCCTGGGGGATCCGTTGGGCCTGGAGTTGGGCCTGGGGGATCCGTTGGGGCTGGGGGAGCCTTTGGTGCTGGAGGAGCCTTTGGGCCTGGAGTTGGGGCTGGAGGAGCCTTTGGGCCTGGAGTTGGGGCTGGAGGAGCCTTTGGGCCTGGAGTTGGGGCTGGAGGAGCCTTTGGGCCTGGAGTTGGGGCTGGAGGATCCGTTGGGCCTGGAGGTCCTGGTCATCGAACAAGGCCTGGGTCTGGGAGTGCACTCGAACTAGCGGGACAGGTTCAGCCTGGGATGGGGGCTGGAGGTTACCCTGGGGCAGGAGAAGGTGGACCAGGAGACATGGGCACTGCTGCCACTGCTGGGGCCATGGGTACTCCGGGAGCCCCTGGAGATCACCTGGCTGGACCCTGTGGACACTAC TCGTGCCACCAGTGCCAGCTGCCCATGCGTCAGGGTGAGCCTGCGGTGTACGCAGAGCGTGCTGGCTATGACAATCTGTGGCACCCAGCCTGCTTCGTGTGCTGCACCTGCTCAGAGCTCCTGGTGGACATGATCTACTTCTGGAAGAAGGGACGGTTGTACTGCGGACGCCACTACGGAGACAGTGAGAAGCCACGCTGCGGGGGCTGTGACGAG cTGATCTTCAGTAATGAGTACACGCAGGCTGAGGACCAGAACTGGCATCTGAAGCACTTCTGCTGctttgactgtgactgtgtgctgGCTGGAGAGACGTACGTTATGGAGAACAACAAACCTGTCTGCAAGCCCTGCTACATGAAGAGCCACGCCGCG gtgtgtacggCCTGTCAGAACCCAGTGGAGCCCGAGGCCCAGCGCGTGTCCTACGGGGAGTTCCACTGGCACGCTGAGCCTCAGTGCTTCCAGTGCTCCTGCTGTGCTAAGTGTCTAATTGGAGAGCGCTTCATGGCCATACAGGGAATGCTCTTCTGCTCTGTTGAGTGCAAGAAGAAGACCATGACCTAG